A genomic stretch from Telmatocola sphagniphila includes:
- a CDS encoding prepilin-type N-terminal cleavage/methylation domain-containing protein: MTDARGNSPVLLHTSVNQILIEGWQNPEMQHVSKNQSGFTLLEMSIVVMIIGLLVGAILFGRDMIHAAQLRGYTSAFNKYEAAGNTFKTKYNCLPGDCLNATDFFGSTVVNGNGNGIIERTYSGASTTTSKYSTCTNSELIAANSHLAYAGLIPLAPFNPTTLANCVPNVGWIDPVNLYSGAGGWTSGNAIWITNTSLGMTVTFAGNGLSIASYLTPYELWYIDNKVDDGMPQTGRVWAQAWLASGAKNDWTYAVWNPLGNAGCQLQDANGVWQYARVDYQLNWVDNCALYFLPDF; encoded by the coding sequence TTGACCGACGCGAGGGGAAATTCCCCAGTTTTACTGCACACGAGTGTTAATCAAATATTAATCGAAGGCTGGCAAAATCCCGAAATGCAGCATGTCTCCAAAAACCAAAGTGGCTTCACGCTCCTCGAAATGTCGATTGTGGTCATGATCATCGGGCTGCTGGTGGGGGCGATTTTGTTTGGCAGGGATATGATTCATGCGGCGCAATTACGCGGCTATACCAGTGCCTTCAATAAATATGAAGCAGCGGGCAATACCTTCAAAACAAAGTACAATTGTCTACCCGGCGATTGCCTCAACGCTACTGATTTCTTCGGCAGCACAGTCGTGAATGGTAACGGCAATGGCATCATCGAGCGCACTTATTCCGGGGCCAGCACAACGACATCAAAATATTCCACTTGTACAAATTCTGAATTGATTGCCGCCAACTCACATCTTGCATATGCCGGCTTGATCCCGCTTGCTCCGTTCAATCCCACAACGTTGGCGAATTGCGTGCCGAATGTCGGCTGGATTGATCCAGTGAATCTTTATTCCGGTGCTGGTGGCTGGACATCGGGTAACGCCATCTGGATTACAAACACCAGTTTGGGGATGACAGTCACTTTCGCAGGTAATGGATTGTCGATAGCATCTTACCTGACTCCCTACGAACTTTGGTATATCGACAATAAAGTTGATGATGGCATGCCACAAACAGGACGCGTTTGGGCGCAAGCATGGCTTGCCAGCGGCGCCAAGAATGATTGGACTTACGCGGTGTGGAATCCTCTAGGTAACGCGGGATGTCAGCTGCAGGACGCCAATGGAGTCTGGCAATATGCAAGGGTCGATTATCAATTAAACTGGGTAGACAATTGTGCTCTCTACTTCCTGCCGGATTTTTGA
- the mobF gene encoding MobF family relaxase → MLRITQSVSAAAAKKYYSTADYYTEGQEIVGSWGGEAAKKLGLEGIVDQQLFERMCDNRHPFTNQKLTVRDGSERTVGYDFTWSVPKSVSLMYALTGDQTILEAFRESVRESMQEIEREMKTRVRINGRDENRTTGNMVWAEFIHTTSRPVQGVPDPQLHSHCFVFNTTFDEKENRWKAGQFRDLKRDAPYFQAAFRARLAGKLQDLGFTLERKRDDFEVAGISKEVIKRFSRRTDVIEGAYRDYLAEKLVESHYVERKEDGYYADQKLLSDEDILALAEQYGLTNDKVKDELGAETRESKSSRHSWNQLRQIWDAKLSREDREAMAEVHRRESPSNKPEPQSQAAVDYALAHVFKTKTTATEREVLTHALKRYVDCIDVTSVQQELSLRSLIRARKGDQVLITTPKVHGLEVFVKESAQEGRGRYQKFLLHSPTIRRDWLNEGQRRAVEHVWASRDFVTLIRGAAGTGKTSMMSEAIDGLEAAGRHVTVLAPTVSASHEVLRDEGFREADTVARFLKDPKMQEKARGQIIWVDEASMMGTEEMAKLFQKAQDLGARIVLSGDRFQHRAVAQGEPLRLLEQRAGLPVAEITEIMRQKPQDYRRAVEFLSRGDTAAGLDLFEKMGKIREIAGEERDVALSQAYLAAVKEKKKNGENATALVVSPTHSEGNRIAEMIRSQLKKAGRIKGEVTLSTWKSAGLSDPQKGDRTLYESGDMIQFHQNAPGHKSGSRQVLLEGQKLPLEVADRFELFKPSSLTIGRGDRIRITHRGQTQDGKHLLARNALFTVQKVTPRGDLIVDHGWVIDKDFGHITQGYTVTSHASEGKTVDRVFIGQSSESFPASNRRQIYVSASRARQEAVIFTDDIKQLAKAVRRADEPMSAIELEELARQQATTKKRRHKRLARNQRSFNLTRQNELHRDQFAQTRQPEVTHER, encoded by the coding sequence ATGCTTCGCATCACCCAGTCCGTCAGTGCCGCCGCTGCTAAGAAGTATTACAGCACGGCAGATTATTACACGGAAGGCCAGGAGATCGTCGGTTCCTGGGGAGGGGAAGCTGCCAAGAAATTAGGCCTCGAAGGAATTGTCGATCAGCAACTCTTCGAGCGGATGTGCGACAATCGCCATCCCTTCACCAATCAAAAACTCACGGTTCGAGACGGCTCTGAAAGAACCGTCGGTTATGACTTTACCTGGTCGGTGCCGAAGTCTGTTTCCTTGATGTATGCGCTCACCGGTGATCAGACAATTCTGGAGGCCTTTCGGGAATCGGTCCGCGAATCGATGCAAGAAATCGAACGTGAAATGAAAACGCGCGTTCGCATCAACGGCCGCGACGAAAATCGCACCACGGGCAATATGGTCTGGGCCGAGTTTATCCACACGACCTCAAGGCCAGTACAAGGTGTTCCTGACCCCCAATTGCATTCGCACTGCTTCGTTTTTAACACTACTTTTGATGAAAAAGAGAACCGCTGGAAAGCCGGTCAGTTCCGCGATCTGAAACGGGATGCCCCGTACTTTCAGGCGGCTTTTCGCGCCCGGTTGGCGGGCAAGCTCCAGGATCTCGGATTTACACTGGAACGAAAACGAGATGATTTCGAGGTAGCCGGGATCTCCAAGGAGGTTATCAAGCGTTTTTCGCGACGGACTGATGTTATCGAGGGGGCCTATCGCGATTACCTAGCCGAGAAACTCGTCGAGTCGCATTATGTCGAGCGGAAAGAGGACGGGTATTATGCGGATCAAAAATTACTTTCCGATGAAGATATCCTTGCCTTGGCCGAACAGTATGGGCTGACGAACGACAAGGTCAAAGACGAACTGGGGGCCGAAACCCGGGAATCGAAATCGAGCCGCCATAGCTGGAACCAGTTGCGACAGATCTGGGATGCCAAGCTCTCTCGCGAGGATAGGGAGGCTATGGCCGAGGTCCACCGTCGCGAATCTCCTTCGAACAAACCGGAGCCGCAAAGTCAGGCGGCCGTCGACTATGCTCTCGCACACGTCTTTAAAACCAAGACCACAGCGACCGAGCGGGAAGTCCTGACCCATGCTCTCAAACGCTATGTCGATTGCATCGATGTCACTTCGGTACAGCAGGAACTGTCCCTACGATCCTTGATTCGGGCCCGCAAAGGGGATCAGGTTCTGATTACGACCCCGAAAGTTCACGGCCTGGAAGTCTTCGTCAAAGAGTCGGCCCAAGAGGGGAGGGGGCGGTATCAGAAGTTTTTGCTGCATTCACCGACGATCCGCAGGGACTGGCTCAATGAGGGACAGAGAAGAGCGGTCGAGCACGTCTGGGCCTCTCGGGATTTTGTCACCCTGATTCGCGGGGCGGCCGGTACCGGCAAAACTTCGATGATGTCCGAGGCGATTGATGGCTTGGAGGCGGCCGGTCGTCATGTCACGGTTCTGGCACCGACCGTGAGTGCCAGCCATGAAGTACTTCGCGATGAAGGATTTCGAGAAGCCGATACAGTAGCCCGTTTTCTCAAAGATCCGAAGATGCAGGAGAAAGCTCGGGGGCAGATCATTTGGGTGGATGAAGCGAGTATGATGGGCACAGAGGAGATGGCCAAACTCTTCCAAAAAGCCCAGGATCTGGGAGCCCGAATCGTACTATCCGGGGATCGCTTCCAACATCGGGCGGTCGCCCAAGGGGAACCTTTACGGCTGCTTGAACAGCGGGCCGGTTTGCCGGTCGCAGAGATCACCGAGATCATGCGCCAGAAACCGCAAGACTATCGCCGTGCGGTGGAGTTTTTGAGTCGGGGCGATACGGCGGCCGGACTCGATTTGTTCGAGAAGATGGGAAAAATTCGCGAGATCGCCGGGGAGGAGAGGGATGTCGCATTAAGCCAGGCCTATCTGGCGGCGGTGAAGGAAAAGAAGAAAAACGGCGAGAACGCAACCGCTTTGGTGGTCAGCCCGACCCACTCCGAAGGCAATCGCATTGCTGAGATGATCCGGAGCCAGCTCAAAAAAGCGGGAAGGATTAAAGGAGAAGTCACTCTCTCCACCTGGAAATCAGCCGGTCTAAGCGATCCCCAGAAGGGAGATCGCACGCTTTATGAATCGGGGGACATGATCCAGTTCCATCAGAATGCCCCGGGGCATAAAAGTGGCTCTCGCCAAGTCCTCCTGGAAGGACAAAAACTTCCTCTAGAAGTGGCGGATCGCTTTGAACTGTTTAAGCCTTCGTCGCTCACTATTGGCCGTGGGGATCGCATTCGGATTACGCATCGCGGTCAGACTCAGGACGGCAAACATCTCCTGGCCCGAAATGCCCTTTTTACCGTCCAAAAGGTTACCCCGCGAGGAGATCTGATCGTCGATCATGGTTGGGTGATCGACAAAGATTTTGGGCATATCACTCAGGGCTATACGGTCACCTCACACGCCAGTGAAGGAAAGACGGTGGATCGAGTATTCATCGGTCAGTCGAGTGAATCGTTCCCAGCATCGAACCGTCGTCAGATCTACGTCTCGGCTTCACGAGCACGTCAAGAAGCGGTCATCTTCACCGATGACATTAAACAGCTTGCCAAGGCCGTGCGTCGGGCCGATGAGCCGATGTCGGCGATTGAACTCGAAGAGTTAGCCCGACAGCAAGCGACCACAAAGAAGCGTCGGCACAAACGACTTGCAAGAAACCAACGAAGCTTTAACCTGACGCGGCAAAACGAATTGCACCGCGATCAATTCGCACAAACTCGTCAACCGGAGGTAACGCATGAACGCTGA
- a CDS encoding IS66 family transposase, whose product MLWIDEQAKLVLPKSPMAQAIAYAQRQSEALRRFTEHGFLNIDNNAAERALRAGAVGRKNWMFAGSDEGGRTAAVLYSFTQTCRRHGIDPFAYLRDVLARIPKADYQQLTNLFPSRWAEAQRAKAEKPC is encoded by the coding sequence ATGCTCTGGATCGACGAGCAGGCCAAGCTGGTGTTGCCCAAAAGCCCGATGGCCCAAGCCATCGCCTACGCCCAGCGACAGAGCGAGGCCTTGCGTCGCTTCACCGAGCACGGCTTCTTGAACATCGACAACAATGCCGCCGAGCGAGCCTTGCGTGCGGGAGCCGTCGGACGCAAAAATTGGATGTTCGCGGGCAGCGACGAGGGCGGCCGAACCGCCGCCGTGCTCTACAGCTTCACGCAAACTTGCCGACGACACGGCATCGACCCTTTCGCCTACCTGCGAGACGTGCTGGCACGGATTCCCAAAGCCGACTACCAACAGTTGACCAACCTCTTCCCCTCCCGCTGGGCCGAGGCTCAGCGAGCCAAAGCTGAAAAACCGTGCTGA
- a CDS encoding AAA family ATPase, protein MEFVPGTGKSFIKQSLQRLPENQHLVATVGRTLHTYTNSVKILCDAFRIDFESSAFKCERRLIEQAFSLNHAGKSVTTILDDAHLMDMACLRKLRLLFEDFPKNHNLILIGQPSLLANLDLGVNQDIKSRVTYSVIAKRLGPDLLRDFLLRELDRIGLGHNTFTQPAVDLIVRAADGILRKARNLCVGCLIEAVRSANKTVDIDNVNRVLMQPHWQKESDLADY, encoded by the coding sequence ATGGAGTTCGTTCCCGGCACCGGCAAGAGCTTCATCAAGCAATCCCTTCAGCGGCTTCCCGAAAACCAGCACCTGGTCGCCACCGTGGGCCGCACCTTGCACACCTATACCAACTCCGTCAAAATACTCTGCGATGCGTTCCGCATCGACTTCGAAAGCTCTGCCTTCAAGTGCGAACGCCGACTCATCGAACAAGCCTTCAGCCTCAACCATGCGGGCAAGTCGGTCACCACCATTCTCGACGACGCTCACCTCATGGATATGGCCTGTCTGCGAAAGTTGCGGCTGCTCTTCGAAGACTTCCCCAAAAACCACAACCTCATCCTCATCGGCCAACCCAGCCTGCTCGCCAACCTCGACCTCGGCGTCAACCAGGACATCAAAAGCCGAGTCACTTACTCCGTCATCGCCAAACGGCTCGGACCCGATTTACTGCGCGACTTCCTTCTCCGGGAACTCGATCGCATCGGACTCGGCCACAATACTTTTACGCAACCCGCCGTCGATCTCATCGTCCGCGCCGCCGACGGCATCCTGCGTAAAGCCCGCAATCTCTGCGTCGGCTGCCTCATCGAAGCCGTTCGATCCGCCAATAAAACCGTGGACATCGACAACGTCAACCGCGTCTTGATGCAACCCCACTGGCAAAAAGAATCCGACCTCGCCGATTACTGA
- a CDS encoding transposase encodes MLRDLSKLSFELLPPYASELNPVEQLWSHLKHGRCDNLLPKDLQVLKDEAVEF; translated from the coding sequence TTGCTAAGAGATCTTTCTAAATTATCCTTCGAATTGCTACCTCCGTACGCTTCGGAACTCAATCCCGTCGAACAACTCTGGAGCCACCTCAAGCACGGGCGCTGCGACAATCTCCTTCCGAAAGATTTGCAAGTACTCAAGGATGAAGCCGTCGAATTCTAG
- a CDS encoding helix-turn-helix domain-containing protein — translation MVMSTQTTASLVKKITSSQAQENRRRLGVQLTLEGNTIQRVAQILKVNSRSVDRWISCHKTRDKQGLEAVKHPGPKSKLTQEQLREIRSWLLCDARDFDFRTNLWTSPRVVHLIKKKLRIHFNTNYLCGWISKQGFSPQMPRRKAMIAKRSF, via the coding sequence ATGGTTATGTCAACACAAACCACCGCCTCTCTGGTCAAGAAAATTACTAGCAGCCAGGCGCAAGAAAATCGACGCCGTCTCGGCGTTCAACTGACCCTGGAAGGCAATACTATCCAGAGAGTGGCCCAGATACTTAAGGTCAATTCTCGTAGCGTGGATCGCTGGATCTCCTGCCACAAAACTCGCGACAAACAGGGGCTCGAAGCTGTTAAGCATCCCGGTCCGAAATCCAAATTGACCCAAGAGCAACTTCGGGAAATCCGTTCCTGGCTCCTATGCGACGCCCGAGATTTCGACTTTCGGACTAACCTTTGGACATCACCGAGAGTCGTTCACTTGATCAAAAAGAAATTACGCATTCATTTTAATACCAACTACCTCTGCGGCTGGATAAGCAAGCAAGGCTTCTCTCCGCAAATGCCCAGAAGAAAAGCGATGATTGCTAAGAGATCTTTCTAA